The following DNA comes from Methanothrix sp..
ATGTACTGGAGATGAGACCGGATATGAGTACAGCAGCCAAAGGCGGCTTTAGAGTGCTCCTTCTCTTTTTCTGCCTGATGGCCCTCTCAATTACTGGGATATGTGATGTGGTCATCAATGAGATAGAATTGAGCGCGCCGAATAATGAATCGATGTGGATAGAGCTTTACAATACCGGGGCGGATCCCGTGGACCTGACCGGCTGGATGGTCAAGGTCGAGGATGAGGCCTGGATGGTCACCATTCCCCTCAGTGGCATCATCGATCCCCTGGGCTTCAAGGTGGCAGAGGGCAAGAAGAGCTGGGCGACAACAGGCAACGGCACAGTCTCCCTTTTCAATGCTCAGGGTGAGACGATGGATAGGGCATCCCATCTGATTGACCATAGCCGAAATCACTTCACCTATGGCCGAATCCCTGATGGCAAGAGGACCGGAACCAGTGCTGATTGGGCGCTGCTCAGAGCGAGCAGAGGCATGCCCAATGGCAGAGAGCTGCAGGTTGGCTAGGCTGGATTGCTAAAAGGCGGGCCGGCATTTCGAAGGGATGGATTGCCACTCTGAAGAGGGATGGATTGCCACTCTGAATAGGAATGGATTGCCACTCTGAAGAGGGATGGATTGCCACTCAGAAGGGGGATGGGAGGGATCTGATGAGCAGAAACCCCTTTTTATCCCGGTTTTTTATCCTTACGCCCACAGATCGATGAGATCGTCGACTCTGCCCATATGAGGCTCATTCTATCAACAGGGTATAGGCGACATCTCTCTTGAAGATCCTGGTATGCTCGCTTACGTTGATGATATTGCCCTGAATGTCCCTTTGGGATACAGTTATGGTATGGGTCTTATCCCCGCTCACAGTGAAGCTGGCAATGCCATCAATGGAGCCGTCGCCTATATCGCTGCTGTAGAAGACTCCATCCAAATAAACATCATATCCCCTCATCCTCTCGCTTCTCACTGTCACCTTGGCCTTGCCAATGGGGACGAGGGAGAGGTCCAGTGGTGAGGTGGTGGCTGTATCGGCTCTCGACACCACATCCAGGATCAGGGAATTTCCCGGCTCATTTTTCTGCGCAGCCATCATGAAGTGCCTTCCCTCCTCCTCAATCCTCAGCCTGAGGAGATGGTATCCCTCCAGGAGCTTGAAGTTCCAGTGATCCTGTGTGCCGCTGGCATAGGATATGAGATAAAGGTCCACATTGCCGTATCTGGGCATATAGAGGATGACATCCACCTCCTCCCCCCGGGCCGCTTCCAGGTAATGGCTCCACTGTGTGCCTTTTCTAATCCAAAGCTGGCAGGAGAACTGGCAGGGGAGGTACTCTGAGAGGTTCAGAACATGCCCCCCAATATACAGCGATGGTGTCTCTGCCCCGCTCAGGTTGAAGGCCAGGGGCAGGGAGAGCGTCGTGGCCTTTGTCCCGTCTTCCTCCGCCAGCCCCCCATCCCAGGGGGTCTCTGTCCAGCTATGCTTTGAGGTGGGCAGGGCCAAGGTGGCCGCCGTCAGCAGCAGGAGGGCTGCCAGTATTCCCATCATCCCTCTATAGAGCAAGGGCACTGAATCAAGAGCTGTGCATCTCATGATAGGGAGTCGTTCATCTTTGTTCTAGAGCCTGCCGGCAGAGCAGGCTTGAGCCATGCTCTCCGGCTGCAATCGAAAACTATATATCTAGGCAATTGTCTATATAGATTACGGCGAAAGCCGATAAGAGTTTTCTCCCTCCTTTGCCCTATCGGCTTTCCCTCCCTCCTATTCTCTTCTGGTTCCTTCCTCTTTAGCTGTTACTGTTTAACTCCAACTGTGCAGCCCTATTATACAATCCGTGTCATGTGATTTATATTATGTAATTTACAGTATATAACTCCTACCGACAACTATAAGTATTAATCATACGTATATGAAAGAGCCGCGTTCTGCACTGAGAACGGGAACAGAATTGCCGACAAAACTCTCGGAAAAGAAGAAATCGATAGACGTATCCCACCGTAGATACGCCACGATTCTAAATACCTGAGAGGTGCCTCCTGTGTGGCGGTCGGTAACGCACAGAAAGGACTGGATAGCTCTATAAGGCCAAAAAGATACACGCCGTAACGGGCGCAGTATTGCCTTAATCCAGCCGGATCTGAGGTTCTCGCCGGGGTGCGGGACACGGCACAAAGCCACCAGGCGAAGCCAACAGCAGGCCCTGCATCTGGCGGTGCTACGGGTTCCTGTAAAAAGGACGCTGTGTGAGATTCCAGTGCTCTGTTTGCATCTGCCCTGGCTTTGAGTCGGGGATCTGGCGGGATCAGACCAGCCACTGAAGTGGATTGGTTCCTCTGAGGAGGGCGCTGTGGCCAGTGTTGATTCCGCTGTGACTCGATTGAGCAGTTTTCAGATCTCTATCACTCAGGTCCCTATCACTCACCCCACCAGACCCTATCACCGATCCCTATCACTCAGATCCCTATCACTCAGATCCCTATCACTCAGATCCCTATCACTCAGATCCCTATCACTCAGATCCCTATCACTCAGATCCTCATCCTTTTGTTAACCATCGAAACGGTTAAGGTCTATCCGGCGCAAATTGGCCTGCATGAAGTTCGCATTCTTTCCCGCAGTGGACCTGCGAGACGGCAAGTGCGTCCAATTGGTGGGGGGGGTTCCGGGAACAGAGCTGGTGGCCCTGGACAACCCGCTCACCCAGGCAGAGCACTGGATTGGGGAAGGGGCCGATCACCTGCACATCATCGACCTGGACGGGGCCATCCAGGGCAAGAGGGTGAACGCCCCCATCCTCGCCCAGATCGTCAAGGAGCTGGACGTCTTTATTCAGGTGGGGGGAGGCATCCGCTCGGAAGAGGACGTCAGAGAGCTCCTCAGCCTGGGCGTGGACCGGGTGATACTGGGCACTGCGGCCCTTAAAGAGCCCGATATGATCCTCCGCCTGGGAGAAGAGCATGGAGGGGAGAGGATCATGGTGGCCCTGGATGTGAGGAGAGGGGATGTGACCACGGAGGGCTGGCAGAGGAGCGTGGGCAGGAGGGCGGTGGAGCTGGGCAGAATCTTCGAGGAGAAGGGCGCAGGCTCCATCCTCTTCACAAACATCGATGTGGAGGGCAGGGAGGGAGGAATCGATATCCAGCCCGTAAGAGAGCTGGTGGCAGCCCTAAGAATACCGGTTATCGCTGCCGGCGGAGTCACCACCGAGGAGGATGTCCTGGCCCTCAGGGATGCCGGTGCGGCGGGAGCTGTGGCAGGAGCTGCCATTTACACCGGAAAGCTGAGCGTCTCCCGCACCCTGCAGGCTCTGCGAGGATAGGTGATCTCAAATGGCTAAGAGAAAGGGAAAAGGCAAGGGATTGTACAGAGATTGCCGGGCCCGGGCAGCAATTGACCTGGGGGGATCGGGGAGAACTGAAGCAGCCTCAGGATCTGGTTTTCTTGATCATATGCTCACCAGCCTGGCCCGCACGGCCAATATGGACCTGATGGCGGAGGCAGAGGAGGGCTTCTGGAGGGTCCAGGCTCTGGGAGAGGCCATCGGCCTGGCCCTGGATGATGCCCTGGAGGACAGAAGCGGAATATGCCGTTATGGCTCGGCCTCCGTCCCCATGGACGAGGCACTGGCGGATGTGGCCCTGGACTTCAGCGGCCGGCCCTATCTGATCCTCTCAGGGGAGTTTCGGGGAGAGAAGATAGGTGACTTCGAGGTGCTGCTCCTCGGGCCATTCCTTGAAGCCCTCTCCACTGCAGCCAGGCTGACAGTCCATATCCGCTTCTACGGGAAAAACGACCACCACAA
Coding sequences within:
- a CDS encoding lamin tail domain-containing protein, with translation MRPDMSTAAKGGFRVLLLFFCLMALSITGICDVVINEIELSAPNNESMWIELYNTGADPVDLTGWMVKVEDEAWMVTIPLSGIIDPLGFKVAEGKKSWATTGNGTVSLFNAQGETMDRASHLIDHSRNHFTYGRIPDGKRTGTSADWALLRASRGMPNGRELQVG
- the hisA gene encoding 1-(5-phosphoribosyl)-5-[(5-phosphoribosylamino)methylideneamino]imidazole-4-carboxamide isomerase, whose protein sequence is MKFAFFPAVDLRDGKCVQLVGGVPGTELVALDNPLTQAEHWIGEGADHLHIIDLDGAIQGKRVNAPILAQIVKELDVFIQVGGGIRSEEDVRELLSLGVDRVILGTAALKEPDMILRLGEEHGGERIMVALDVRRGDVTTEGWQRSVGRRAVELGRIFEEKGAGSILFTNIDVEGREGGIDIQPVRELVAALRIPVIAAGGVTTEEDVLALRDAGAAGAVAGAAIYTGKLSVSRTLQALRG
- a CDS encoding imidazoleglycerol-phosphate dehydratase; the protein is MAKRKGKGKGLYRDCRARAAIDLGGSGRTEAASGSGFLDHMLTSLARTANMDLMAEAEEGFWRVQALGEAIGLALDDALEDRSGICRYGSASVPMDEALADVALDFSGRPYLILSGEFRGEKIGDFEVLLLGPFLEALSTAARLTVHIRFYGKNDHHKMECIFKALGLALRQAAAEGERGILSTKGVI